One window from the genome of Candidatus Beckwithbacteria bacterium encodes:
- a CDS encoding ABC transporter ATP-binding protein, whose product MPGIKLQSVSFRYQQTPVLQNLSFEIKAGTFLGITGTNGSGKSTLLYLLNGLIPHEIPGRLSGKIFVDGISTRQKPVSFFAKTVGLVFQNPDFSLFNLTVKEELEFGLKNLKIKDSSGRIKQALNQVGMFNYLNRDPQTLSFGQKQKICLASVLTLNTDYIVLDEPTAMLDYRSSVELYEILSKLNQSGKTIIVVEHDTDFLLKYSQQVLILDAGKIKAFGPTKPIFSQTALLKNSGVKIPRL is encoded by the coding sequence ATGCCCGGAATTAAACTGCAATCAGTTTCTTTCCGTTATCAGCAAACCCCGGTTTTGCAAAATCTCTCTTTTGAAATTAAAGCTGGCACATTTTTAGGTATCACCGGCACTAACGGCTCTGGTAAAAGCACCCTACTTTATCTGCTTAACGGCTTGATTCCCCATGAAATTCCCGGCCGCCTCAGTGGAAAAATTTTTGTTGACGGAATTTCCACCCGTCAAAAACCGGTCAGTTTTTTTGCTAAAACTGTCGGTTTGGTCTTTCAAAATCCTGATTTTTCCTTATTTAATTTAACCGTCAAAGAAGAACTGGAATTTGGTCTTAAAAACTTAAAAATTAAAGATTCTTCAGGCCGAATCAAACAAGCTTTAAATCAAGTCGGCATGTTTAATTATTTAAACCGCGATCCCCAAACCTTGTCTTTTGGCCAAAAGCAAAAAATTTGCCTGGCCAGTGTCTTGACTTTAAACACCGACTATATTGTCCTGGATGAACCCACCGCCATGCTGGACTACCGTAGCTCGGTCGAGCTTTATGAAATTTTGAGCAAACTTAATCAAAGCGGCAAAACCATCATTGTCGTCGAACACGACACGGATTTTCTATTAAAATACAGCCAGCAAGTTTTAATCCTTGATGCCGGAAAAATTAAAGCATTCGGCCCAACAAAACCAATTTTCTCTCAAACCGCTCTGCTCAAAAACTCAGGCGTAAAAATACCCCGTTTATGA
- a CDS encoding GIY-YIG nuclease family protein — protein MKYFVYIVQCRDGSFYTGSTANIEKRIWEHNLGKRGAKSIRGKRPVQLVYKEIFNSRIKALKREAEIKSWTRKKKENLVKYRSALALNAVKRW, from the coding sequence ATGAAGTATTTTGTTTACATTGTGCAATGCAGGGATGGATCGTTTTATACAGGCAGTACCGCTAATATTGAAAAAAGAATTTGGGAACATAATCTTGGAAAGAGAGGGGCGAAATCAATCAGAGGTAAACGACCGGTCCAGTTGGTTTATAAAGAAATTTTCAACTCCAGAATTAAAGCTTTAAAGCGAGAGGCAGAGATTAAAAGTTGGACTAGAAAAAAGAAAGAAAATTTGGTAAAATACAGAAGTGCGCTTGCGCTGAACGCAGTGAAGCGGTGGTAG